In Arachis hypogaea cultivar Tifrunner chromosome 17, arahy.Tifrunner.gnm2.J5K5, whole genome shotgun sequence, a single window of DNA contains:
- the LOC112766584 gene encoding plasmodesmata-located protein 7, translated as MSKTPLSFTIFLSLSLFFFPSITASSITDRYLYGGCTQQKYTSNSPYESNLNSMLTSLVNSATYLSYNNFTMVGGSQQDVIYGLYQCRGDLSMPDCATCVARAVTKAGDMCRGSCGGAVQLDGCYVKYDNATFLGVEDKVVVLKQCGPSVGYNPEGMGSRDAVLGGLAGSGGPFREGGSGVVRGVAQCMGDLSYGECQDCLSEAITKLKSDCGTADYGDMFLGKCYARYSIGGAHQASKAHGKSGKGGERTFAMVIGILAGVAILIIFLAFLSKICGRQGK; from the exons ATGTCCAAAACACCCCTTTCTTTCACCATCTTTCTAAGtctctctctatttttctttCCCTCCATCACAGCCTCCTCCATCACAGACAGATACCTCTATGGCGGGTGCACCCAACAAAAGTACACTTCAAACTCGCCCTACGAGTCGAATCTCAACTCGATGCTCACCTCGCTGGTCAACTCGGCCACCTACTTGTCCTACAACAACTTCACCATGGTAGGCGGCAGTCAGCAGGACGTCATCTACGGCCTATACCAGTGCCGTGGCGACTTGTCCATGCCAGACTGCGCCACCTGTGTTGCACGGGCTGTCACAAAAGCTGGGGACATGTGTCGCGGCTCTTGTGGCGGGGCAGTGCAACTAGATGGATGTTATGTGAAGTATGACAACGCCACGTTTTTGGGCGTGGAGGATAAAGTGGTAGTGTTGAAGCAGTGTGGGCCCTCCGTGGGCTATAACCCAGAAGGGATGGGTAGTAGGGACGCCGTGCTGGGTGGACTCGCGGGCTCTGGTGGGCCCTTTCGTGAGGGAGGGTCCGGAGTAGTCCGCGGTGTAGCTCAATGCATGGGGGACCTTAGCTACGGAGAGTGTCAGGATTGTCTCTCCGAAGCTATAACAAAGCTGAAGAGCGACTGTGGGACGGCGGACTACGGAGACATGTTCTTGGGGAAGTGTTATGCGAGGTATTCTATTGGTGGAGCCCATCAGGCCTCCAAGGCCCATG GAAAATCCGGTAAAGGAGGCGAAAGAACATTTGCTATGGTTATTGGAATCTTAGCTGGAGTAGCAATACTCATTATTTTCCTTGCTTTCTTGAGCAAAATTTGTGGACGGCAAG GAAAATGA